From one Agathobaculum sp. NTUH-O15-33 genomic stretch:
- the spoVG gene encoding septation regulator SpoVG — MEITDIKFRHLEEYGRLKALVSVTFDGVFAVHDIKIIDGHDRLFLAMPSRRMPDGKFRDIAHPVGNELREELEHRVLDAYRATIME, encoded by the coding sequence ATGGAGATCACGGATATCAAATTTCGCCACCTTGAGGAATACGGGCGGTTGAAAGCGCTGGTTTCGGTTACATTCGACGGCGTGTTTGCGGTGCATGACATTAAGATCATCGACGGGCACGACCGTCTTTTTCTTGCTATGCCCTCGCGGCGAATGCCGGACGGCAAGTTCCGCGACATCGCGCATCCGGTCGGCAATGAGCTGCGCGAGGAACTGGAGCACCGCGTGCTGGACGCCTACCGCGCGACCATTATGGAATGA
- a CDS encoding MGDG synthase family glycosyltransferase, translating into MRVLILSVTAGFGHHATAKAIGDMLTAKGAEVHTLDVYAYISGLVKTTIDKGYLFSSKHMQTLYRLVYQLAENNGQSYLSAGPSMINVINALGASKFAKVLAGYAPDVILCTHVFAAQMVDELKKRKKLPDIMTIGIVTDYTLHPYWEDVPRVQYIVTASELLTYRCVGRGIPASRILPFGIPVHPKFNQPLSREDAAGQLGIDPARPTILLMGGSMGYADNAKNLEKLTEIGLPFQFLVVCGNNKKQLLRVEQYASRYEGDCLVKPYGFVGNVEVMMSAADCIVSKPGGLTVSEALAKNLPMLLVDPIPGHEERNVDFLVNNGMAALITKHFPIDEAVYQLFHSPGRLNTIRQTMNAVAHPDATERLADFVLNLKTK; encoded by the coding sequence ATGAGAGTATTGATTTTATCGGTAACGGCGGGCTTTGGCCACCACGCCACCGCCAAAGCGATCGGCGACATGCTTACCGCCAAGGGCGCGGAGGTGCACACGCTCGATGTTTACGCCTATATCAGCGGTCTTGTCAAAACAACGATTGACAAGGGCTATCTGTTTTCTTCCAAGCATATGCAAACGCTTTACCGCCTAGTCTATCAGCTGGCGGAAAATAACGGGCAGAGCTATCTTTCCGCGGGGCCGAGCATGATTAACGTTATCAACGCGCTCGGCGCTTCCAAGTTTGCCAAGGTACTGGCGGGCTACGCGCCGGATGTGATCCTGTGCACCCATGTTTTTGCCGCGCAAATGGTGGACGAGCTGAAAAAGCGGAAAAAGCTGCCCGATATCATGACCATCGGCATCGTGACGGATTACACCCTCCATCCCTATTGGGAGGATGTGCCGCGCGTGCAGTATATCGTCACCGCGAGCGAGCTATTAACCTACCGCTGCGTGGGGCGCGGCATACCGGCTTCGCGCATCCTGCCGTTCGGCATCCCGGTGCACCCTAAATTCAACCAGCCGCTCTCGCGCGAGGACGCGGCGGGGCAGCTCGGCATCGATCCAGCCCGGCCCACCATCCTGCTGATGGGCGGCTCAATGGGCTACGCGGACAATGCCAAGAATCTCGAAAAGCTGACCGAGATCGGCCTCCCCTTCCAGTTCCTTGTCGTATGCGGCAACAACAAAAAGCAGCTGCTCCGCGTTGAACAATACGCTTCCCGGTACGAGGGCGACTGTCTGGTAAAGCCCTACGGCTTTGTCGGCAATGTGGAAGTGATGATGAGCGCGGCGGACTGCATCGTATCCAAGCCGGGCGGACTGACCGTGAGCGAAGCGCTGGCCAAAAACCTGCCCATGCTTCTGGTCGACCCGATTCCGGGCCACGAGGAGCGCAACGTCGATTTTCTGGTCAACAACGGCATGGCCGCGCTGATCACCAAGCATTTCCCCATTGACGAAGCGGTCTATCAGCTGTTTCACAGCCCCGGCCGCTTAAACACGATTCGGCAAACCATGAACGCCGTCGCCCACCCGGACGCCACCGAGCGGCTGGCGGACTTTGTTCTAAACCTGAAAACGAAATAA
- a CDS encoding TetR/AcrR family transcriptional regulator has protein sequence MEPQEDKRIRRTKKLLRQALTTLMQQKDFQSITVTDVVREADINRGTFYAHYRDVYDLRERIEEEMIADFRAMIDGFRPTERNTSLRPMLARAVDYLEENRDAVTVLMRTSAPEGFGRKLIEVVEECRLAITPGRTVEDRYVARFIASGVIGMLEKWISSGDEISSRDIVVLMEHVLSPLIQLEK, from the coding sequence ATGGAACCACAAGAGGACAAACGAATCCGGCGTACCAAAAAGCTGCTGCGGCAGGCGCTGACCACATTGATGCAGCAAAAGGATTTTCAGAGCATCACTGTGACCGATGTCGTGCGCGAAGCCGATATCAACCGCGGTACCTTCTATGCGCATTACCGGGATGTATATGACCTGCGCGAACGCATCGAGGAGGAGATGATCGCGGATTTCCGCGCCATGATCGACGGCTTCCGACCGACCGAGCGCAATACCTCGCTGCGCCCCATGCTGGCGCGCGCGGTCGATTATCTAGAGGAAAACCGCGACGCGGTGACCGTGCTGATGCGCACATCCGCCCCGGAGGGCTTTGGCCGCAAGCTGATCGAGGTAGTGGAGGAATGCCGCCTTGCCATCACGCCCGGGCGGACGGTGGAGGACCGGTATGTGGCGCGCTTCATCGCCAGCGGCGTGATCGGCATGCTGGAAAAGTGGATCAGCAGCGGCGACGAAATTTCAAGCAGGGATATCGTCGTACTGATGGAGCATGTGCTCTCGCCGCTCATCCAGTTGGAGAAATAG
- a CDS encoding efflux RND transporter permease subunit translates to MKLKGHSPVDLIINHRKLIEKIFTICVLFSLLSVPFVGVNYDLTKYLPDSTPSAQALDIMKEEFTYPGIGRVMLNDVTLYEAKSIKDRIADVDGVDLILWCDTSTNIYGSSQFIDYSKIDDYYKDGSAYMDLTFAESDSSSRTHRAVKEIREIVGDRGLVAGSAASDTDLGPTINGEVARVMVLAVIFIFIILTLTTTSWFEPVLFLSVMGIAIVMNMGSNIIFGEISFLSNAVGAVLQLACSMDYSIFLLHSFTHEKANGIEPEQAMANALRSAFTSIGASGATTVVGFLALALMRFGIGPDMGFVLAKGIILSLVTVLLLMPALILRFQKLIDRTQHRSFMPSFRRFGEFAYKIRKPVFILVMLLVLPCYIGQGMADFTYGNEAVSNSPGTPVYAAEQQMNAKFGQSNMMLALIPAGDNVTEKEMSDEIGDLPYVKAALGLSSVLPDGIPESFLPHSLTSQLHGDNWARVIVNVRSAGESDAAFRYSDEIRAIIERYYPEQQTYLVGVTPSTQDIKAIITTDYSFVNIISLLGVAIVVAITFKSIVLPLVVLIPIEAAVFINTALPYITGTRTMFLGFIIVSCVQLGATIDYSILLTNNYLDARAQGDKKEAAIRAVTSSALSVLTSGIILMTVAYGLYFMSSIEAIGGLGHLIGRGALLSMILVLLMLPVCLMLFDRFIVKPDYAQKKHARMNRIRARKIKLPTIDKLREQRLQLQSQIRENRRARHKAIRDRLARYTKSAKQDAPPDPPQNDSTPTAEEENDHEKK, encoded by the coding sequence GTGAAACTTAAGGGACATAGCCCTGTCGACCTGATCATTAACCATCGCAAGCTGATCGAAAAGATCTTTACCATATGCGTGTTGTTCAGCCTGCTCAGCGTGCCTTTCGTGGGCGTTAACTACGATTTGACCAAATACCTGCCGGATTCCACGCCCTCCGCGCAGGCGCTCGATATCATGAAAGAGGAATTCACTTACCCCGGCATCGGCCGCGTCATGCTAAACGATGTAACGCTGTATGAAGCCAAATCCATCAAGGACCGCATTGCCGATGTGGACGGCGTAGACCTAATCCTTTGGTGCGATACCTCGACCAACATTTACGGTTCCAGCCAGTTTATCGACTATTCCAAGATAGATGATTACTACAAAGACGGTTCAGCCTATATGGACCTCACCTTTGCGGAGAGCGACTCCTCCTCCCGCACACACCGCGCGGTAAAGGAGATTCGCGAGATCGTGGGCGACCGGGGGCTCGTCGCGGGCTCGGCCGCGTCGGACACCGATTTAGGGCCGACGATCAACGGCGAGGTCGCGCGCGTGATGGTGCTCGCGGTCATATTCATCTTTATCATCCTGACGCTCACCACCACTTCGTGGTTCGAGCCGGTGCTCTTTCTCTCGGTCATGGGCATTGCGATCGTGATGAATATGGGCTCGAACATTATATTCGGCGAGATCTCGTTCCTGTCCAACGCGGTGGGCGCGGTGTTGCAGCTCGCTTGCTCAATGGACTATTCCATCTTCCTGCTGCACTCGTTCACGCACGAAAAGGCCAACGGCATCGAACCCGAGCAAGCCATGGCCAACGCGCTGCGCAGCGCCTTTACCTCGATCGGCGCGTCCGGCGCGACCACCGTCGTCGGCTTTCTGGCGCTGGCGCTCATGCGCTTCGGTATCGGACCGGATATGGGCTTTGTGCTGGCCAAGGGCATTATCCTAAGCCTTGTCACCGTCCTGCTGCTCATGCCCGCGCTCATCCTTCGTTTTCAAAAGCTGATCGACCGAACGCAGCACCGCTCCTTCATGCCGTCGTTTCGGCGTTTCGGCGAATTCGCGTATAAAATCCGCAAGCCGGTCTTTATCCTTGTGATGCTGCTGGTGCTCCCTTGCTACATCGGGCAGGGCATGGCGGATTTTACATATGGCAACGAAGCGGTATCCAATTCGCCCGGCACGCCCGTGTACGCGGCGGAACAGCAAATGAACGCCAAGTTTGGGCAAAGTAATATGATGCTCGCCCTCATTCCCGCCGGCGACAACGTGACCGAAAAAGAAATGTCAGACGAGATAGGCGACCTGCCCTATGTCAAGGCGGCGCTCGGCCTGTCCTCTGTTTTGCCGGACGGCATTCCCGAAAGCTTTTTGCCGCACAGCTTGACCAGCCAGCTCCACGGCGATAATTGGGCGCGCGTTATCGTGAACGTCCGTTCCGCAGGCGAGAGCGACGCCGCGTTCCGCTATTCGGACGAGATCCGCGCCATCATCGAGCGGTATTACCCCGAGCAGCAGACCTATCTTGTCGGCGTCACGCCCTCGACGCAGGATATCAAGGCCATCATTACCACGGACTATTCGTTCGTCAATATCATTTCGCTGCTCGGCGTTGCGATCGTCGTCGCGATCACGTTTAAATCCATCGTGCTGCCGCTCGTCGTGCTGATCCCAATCGAGGCCGCCGTGTTCATCAACACCGCGCTGCCCTACATCACCGGCACGCGGACCATGTTCCTCGGCTTTATCATTGTTTCTTGTGTGCAGCTCGGCGCGACGATCGACTATTCCATTTTACTTACCAACAACTATCTGGACGCCCGCGCGCAGGGCGACAAAAAGGAAGCCGCCATTCGCGCCGTCACGTCGAGCGCGCTGTCCGTGCTCACCTCGGGCATTATCCTGATGACGGTGGCCTACGGCCTGTATTTCATGTCCTCGATCGAAGCGATCGGCGGGCTCGGTCATTTGATTGGCCGCGGCGCGCTGCTTTCCATGATCTTGGTGCTGCTGATGCTGCCCGTCTGCCTGATGTTGTTTGACCGCTTCATCGTCAAGCCGGACTACGCGCAGAAGAAGCACGCCCGCATGAACCGTATCCGCGCGCGCAAGATCAAGCTGCCCACGATCGACAAGCTGCGCGAGCAACGCTTGCAGCTGCAATCCCAGATCCGCGAAAACCGCCGCGCGCGGCATAAGGCCATCCGCGACCGGTTGGCGCGATATACCAAGTCCGCCAAACAGGACGCTCCGCCCGATCCGCCCCAAAACGACTCCACCCCTACCGCCGAGGAGGAAAACGACCATGAAAAGAAATAA
- a CDS encoding helix-turn-helix domain-containing protein — MGMAKKIRTVLLERDMTIKELVTRLGTNGNNLSNKLARDNFSEKELREIAAALDCDYDGIFTLKESGKMI, encoded by the coding sequence ATGGGAATGGCAAAGAAAATCAGAACGGTGCTGCTGGAGCGGGATATGACGATCAAGGAGCTTGTCACAAGGCTTGGGACAAACGGAAACAACCTGAGCAATAAGCTGGCGCGTGACAATTTTTCCGAAAAAGAGCTGCGCGAGATCGCGGCGGCGTTAGACTGTGATTATGATGGGATCTTTACGCTTAAAGAAAGCGGAAAGATGATATAA
- a CDS encoding helix-turn-helix domain-containing protein: MKLLMGQRLKKARISRGLTGEQLAELCHINATYLRQIEAERKTPSLPVFISLCDELKVSPTYLLTEVLIENELSDFGVLSDLWQSATPIQIQIVTAMVRSALEQL, from the coding sequence ATGAAGCTATTGATGGGACAGCGCTTGAAAAAAGCGCGAATCAGCCGTGGACTGACCGGCGAACAATTAGCGGAATTATGTCACATCAATGCGACTTATCTTCGCCAAATCGAAGCAGAGCGAAAGACGCCCAGTCTGCCGGTATTTATCAGCTTATGCGACGAACTTAAAGTATCGCCAACCTACTTACTTACCGAAGTGCTGATAGAAAACGAACTAAGCGATTTTGGCGTACTTTCGGATCTATGGCAGAGCGCCACGCCTATTCAAATTCAAATTGTGACCGCTATGGTGCGCAGTGCATTGGAGCAACTGTAG
- a CDS encoding Na/Pi cotransporter family protein translates to MEFNVLSLVQLVGGLALFIYGMTTMGKGLERAAGAKLEKTLEKMTSNVGKALLMGMVVTMVIQSSSATTVMVVGFVNAGIMTLRQSVGVILGANIGTTITAQILRLDSGGGLSGNLFMQMLKPANLAYVIVLVGVIVMMLAKKRRTRDIADIFSGFGILFIGMSIMEKSVAPLADLPQFSQLFAAISNPILGVLVGAGVTAIIQSSSASVGILQALSTTGVITYAAAVPIILGQNIGTCITAFLSSLGGSKNARRTAMVHFYFNLIGSIVFLTAIYGLNAAIGFSFWDTAIDKGGIANFHTLFNVACTLVFLPFTGFLVRLAEWSVPTGEQKEDPLSKLEPRFLTTPSLALEQAQRCIAEMGDAAKRNFRLATDPLFGNEQPDDETFREHEAFLDRAEVEIGKYLLNVHNIRSVDQRRQSAEMMHSLSDFEKIGDYAQNIFDRMEAFRQSELSFSDSASQELHVMCQAVGEALDLTVEGYVTRSVSVARTVEPVEEVVDTLKERLKSRHIERLGAGDCTMQTGIHFLDIVHDLEKISDHCSNIAIYTIQLGEGASEFDTHQYAKEEYKKTRQFADKLKYYQQKYLTQVDAIEAAN, encoded by the coding sequence ATGGAGTTCAATGTGCTCTCGCTCGTGCAGTTGGTAGGCGGTTTGGCGCTGTTTATCTACGGCATGACGACAATGGGGAAGGGCCTCGAACGCGCCGCGGGCGCCAAACTGGAAAAAACGCTTGAAAAAATGACCAGCAACGTCGGCAAAGCATTGCTGATGGGCATGGTCGTCACCATGGTCATTCAGTCGTCCTCGGCGACGACCGTTATGGTGGTCGGTTTTGTTAACGCCGGCATTATGACACTGCGGCAGTCGGTCGGCGTCATTCTCGGCGCCAATATCGGCACCACCATCACCGCGCAGATCCTGCGGCTCGATTCGGGCGGCGGGTTGAGCGGCAACCTGTTTATGCAAATGCTAAAGCCGGCCAACCTCGCCTATGTTATCGTTTTGGTCGGCGTTATCGTGATGATGCTGGCGAAGAAACGCCGCACGCGCGATATTGCGGATATTTTCTCCGGCTTCGGTATTCTGTTTATCGGTATGTCGATTATGGAAAAATCGGTCGCGCCGCTGGCCGACCTGCCGCAGTTCTCGCAGCTGTTCGCCGCGATTTCCAACCCGATTCTGGGCGTGCTGGTCGGCGCGGGCGTTACCGCGATCATCCAGTCCTCCTCCGCGTCGGTCGGTATTTTGCAGGCGCTGTCCACCACGGGCGTAATTACCTATGCCGCCGCCGTGCCGATCATTCTGGGCCAGAATATCGGTACCTGTATTACCGCGTTTCTGTCCTCGCTCGGCGGCTCGAAAAACGCGCGCCGCACGGCGATGGTGCACTTTTACTTCAACCTAATCGGTTCCATCGTCTTTTTAACCGCGATATACGGGCTAAACGCCGCGATCGGCTTCTCCTTCTGGGACACGGCGATCGATAAGGGCGGCATTGCAAACTTCCACACGCTGTTCAACGTGGCCTGTACGTTGGTGTTCCTGCCCTTTACCGGGTTTTTGGTTCGTCTGGCGGAGTGGAGCGTGCCCACGGGCGAGCAGAAGGAGGACCCGCTCTCCAAGCTGGAGCCTCGCTTCCTGACCACGCCGTCGCTGGCGCTGGAGCAGGCGCAGCGCTGCATCGCCGAAATGGGCGACGCGGCCAAGCGCAACTTCCGCCTTGCAACCGATCCGCTGTTTGGCAACGAGCAGCCGGATGATGAGACCTTCCGCGAGCACGAGGCGTTTTTGGACCGTGCCGAAGTCGAGATCGGCAAGTATCTGCTGAATGTTCATAACATCCGTTCGGTGGATCAGCGCCGCCAGTCGGCGGAGATGATGCATTCGCTTTCTGATTTTGAAAAGATCGGCGACTATGCGCAGAATATTTTCGACCGCATGGAAGCGTTCCGCCAAAGCGAACTCAGCTTTTCCGATTCCGCTTCGCAGGAGCTGCACGTCATGTGTCAGGCAGTGGGCGAAGCGCTTGATTTGACGGTAGAGGGCTATGTGACCCGTTCGGTCTCCGTGGCCCGTACGGTCGAGCCGGTCGAAGAGGTTGTCGATACGCTCAAGGAGCGCCTCAAGAGCCGCCATATCGAGCGGCTTGGCGCGGGCGACTGCACGATGCAGACCGGCATCCATTTCCTCGATATCGTACACGATTTGGAGAAGATCAGCGATCACTGCTCCAACATCGCGATCTATACCATCCAGCTCGGCGAGGGCGCGTCCGAATTCGATACGCACCAGTACGCCAAGGAGGAGTACAAGAAGACCCGCCAGTTTGCGGACAAGCTGAAATACTACCAGCAAAAATATTTAACGCAGGTGGACGCGATCGAAGCGGCCAACTGA
- a CDS encoding gamma-glutamyl-gamma-aminobutyrate hydrolase family protein yields the protein MAKCPLILVSTGRGMGELSVFRRQSELYGDSVDRAGGVAVLASGGSAHILAARMDGLLLAGGGDLHPALYGEARNSDRLSIDTARDAEELALFEAFYACGKPIFGICRGIQAINVFLGGTLHQHIEDHGEGCHPVCCTALLGARIGAAPMVNSYHHQACARIAPGLTVAARASDGTVEALVGGSAPLLGVQWHPERMAPPLCEDVKGADHLPLFTLIDRALLTHLPKKDPRGVLSAARVSDCQK from the coding sequence ATGGCGAAATGCCCACTGATCTTAGTATCCACCGGCCGCGGGATGGGAGAATTGTCAGTTTTTCGCCGTCAAAGTGAGCTTTACGGCGATTCTGTCGACCGCGCGGGCGGCGTGGCGGTGCTTGCGAGCGGCGGCAGCGCGCACATTTTGGCCGCACGGATGGACGGCCTGCTGCTCGCGGGCGGCGGCGATCTGCACCCAGCCCTATACGGCGAAGCGCGCAATAGCGACCGGCTTTCCATCGACACCGCGCGCGACGCGGAAGAGCTGGCGCTTTTCGAGGCCTTTTATGCCTGCGGCAAGCCCATCTTCGGCATCTGTCGCGGCATACAAGCCATCAACGTTTTTTTAGGCGGCACGCTGCACCAGCATATCGAGGATCACGGCGAGGGCTGTCATCCCGTATGCTGCACAGCCCTTCTCGGCGCGCGTATCGGCGCGGCGCCCATGGTGAACAGCTACCACCACCAAGCCTGCGCGCGCATCGCGCCGGGGCTGACGGTTGCCGCCCGCGCGTCGGACGGCACAGTGGAGGCGCTGGTGGGCGGCAGCGCGCCCTTGCTCGGCGTACAGTGGCACCCGGAGCGCATGGCGCCGCCCCTTTGCGAGGACGTCAAAGGGGCCGACCATCTGCCGCTGTTTACCTTGATTGATCGAGCGCTGCTGACACACCTTCCAAAAAAGGACCCGCGCGGCGTTCTGTCAGCCGCGCGGGTCTCAGACTGTCAAAAATAA